The genomic window CTGTTGCACTCGAAACAACAATTCTTTAATTTTTAAATCTTCGGGAGTTACACCATCAATGGGCGATAGCGCCCCGTGCAACACATGATAGAGCCCTTTAAATTCGTGGAGCCGTTCAATGGCCAAAAGATCTTGCGGGGTCTCAATGACTAACACCATTTTAGAATCACGTTTAGGATCCTGGCATAAGGGGCAAGGATCTATTTCGGTCATGTTTTGACAAACCGAACAAAAACGCATTTTGGCATGAAGCTCTTGCAGGGCCCTCGCAAAGTCAGCCGCAAACTCGGGTTTGTTTTTTAATATAAAAAAGGCAAGCCGTAAGGCCGATCTTTCACCAATGCCGGGCAGGCGACCCAAAGCATGGACTAAGCGTTCAAAGGGGTTGGCTTTCGACTCCATCCTGCAAATCCTTAAAACAAACCTGGGATTTTAAGCCCACCCATCATTGAAGACAAATTGCTTTGCAACGCTTCTTGCGCCCGCCGATTGGCTTCATTAACCGCCGCTACAATTAAATCTTGCAACATAGGAATATCATCGCGATTGACAACATCAGGTTCAATTTGCAACGCCATGAGTTCATTGCGCCCATTGACTTTGGCTGTTACCATCCCACCCCCGCTAGACGCCTCAAAGGTTTGTTTAGCAGCGTCTTCTTGTTGTTTGGCCAATTCTTGTTGCAGTTTTTGCGCCTGTTTCATCATTTTATTGAAATTCATAAATTGTTGATCCTTTCTACTTTGGCGTTAAATATATGAAGGGCTTCTTGAATGACAGCATCGTCTTTTACCAATTCGCGATTAACTTCTTCGGCCGATTTGGCAATCCCCTGCTCTTGGCCTACTTCTTTCTCTTCAACAATAACTTTGAAAACCCCACCTAAATTTTTACCTAAGATATTTTTTATTTCTTCGGTTCGATCTTTAAATTGTTCATACCAAAAACTTCCCTTGGGGAAAACTGCTTTAAAGTTGGAATGATTTAACTCCACCGAATGGGCATGTTCTAGCATGGCTAAGAGTTGCGGCTTTTTTTGGAAAACACCTTGCCAATCTTGAGCAGATTCAGGAGCCGTTTTTGGCGATAACCGTTGTGGGGCTTTTTCCAATTCGGCCAGAGCCGTAAATGGAACCCCGTGGCATAATTTAACCAATAAAATATCAAAAAGAATTTTGGGAACCTCGCTGCGATTCACGTCTTCAACCGAACGTTGGGTAATTTGGAAAGCGATTTGTAATTCTGATAATTGAATGGCCGTAATGATTTTTTGAGCACGTTCGATTTCTTCTTGGGTTCGCTCGGATTGCAAAACTTCTGCCCCTACCGATTTTAGTAAAACTAAATCATGCAGCCATTCTAACAAATTCATACTTAAATTTTTTAAATCATAGCCTTTGTTATAAACCCCTTGCACAATTTCCAAAGCTGCCTTCAGATTTTTTTGAAAAACTTTTTCTAACAAAGTTAGGGTTAACTCATTGTCAATAAACCCAAGCATATCAAAAATAAGCCCCGCGCTAAGGGCACCGCTTCCCAAATTAATTGCCATATCGAGCAGGCTTTGGGCGTCACGCATAGAACCATCGGCAGCTCGAGAAAGAATTTGTAAAACTGCAGGATCGGTTTTGATATTTTCTGCCTCGCAAATCTGCTTTAATCGTTTTTCAATTTCACCGCGGGCAATGCGGCGCAAATCAAAACGTTGGCAACGGGATAAAATGGTAATGGGTATTTTAAGTACTTCAGTGGTCGCAAAGAAAAATATCACATGGCTGGGGGGTTCTTCTAAGGTTTTAAGCAAGGCATTAAAGGCTGAGGTCGAAAGCATGTGTACTTCGTCAATGATATAAATCTTGTAACGAGCCCCGGCTGGCAAATATTTTACCTGCTCTCTCAACTCACGAATATTGTCGACACTTGTATTAGAGGCCCCATCAATTTCCATCACGTTAAGATTTCTACCCGCCGCAATCTCTAAACAGGGAGTGCATTTTTCGCAAGGTGCAGGAGTTGGCCCTTTTTCACAATTGAGGGCCTTGGCAAAAATTCTGGCGAGCGAAGTTTTGCCCACCCCTCGCACTCCACAAAAAAGATAGGCATGGTGGATACGATCTTGCTCAATCGCATGGATGAGGGTTTGGGTTACATGCTCTTGCCCCACCACTTCGCTAAAATTTTTAGGCCGATATTTGCGGGCCAGTACTTGATATGACATATAAATTACACTATGAGAGTAACCAGGTTACTCCCGCGGCACAGGCTACTCTACTACCGTTGCTTCCTTCCGGACCTGGCGGGGTTCATAGCATCACCTTGCGCGGGGACCTGGTGTAAGTTATGGCTAACTTAGGGTGCTTAACAAATTCAAGTTCAAAGATTTTTTATGAAACCAGCGGCTTTTTTTGATTTAGATGATACCATCCTGGTTGGGACCAATTCGCTGCTCCTTTATGTAAGGTACCTCATGCGCCAAGGCATGATGACCCGTTGGGATGTGGGGCGTGGCATTTTTTACAGCCTGCTGCACAAAATTAATATCATCAATATCGAAAAATTGTTGGATAGTTTTGTAACGATTTATCGAGGGTGGGACGAACAAAGACTCTTAAACCTAACTCAAGATTGGTTTGAAAAAGATGTCAAATATCTGTTAGCTGCTCAGGCCTTTGAAAAAATCGTTTGGCATAAAGCGCAAGGCCATCCCACGATTTTATTATCTAATTCTTCCCAATATGTTTGCCAACCGGTGGCTGAGTATTTAAAAATGGATCAAGTTCTTTGTAGCAAGGTAGAAGTAAAAGCAGGCCGCGTCACTGGCTACCTCAAGAAGCCCCTATGTTATAAAGAAGGTAAGGTCCTCTATGCTCAACAATTGGCCGAACAACTGCATTTCAATTTAAAAGAAAGTTATTTTTACACAGATTCGATTTCGGATTTGCCCATGCTAGAAGCGGTCAAAAACCCCATCGCGGTTAATCCCGACCCCTTGTTAAAAAGACTCGCCAAGAAAAAAAAATGGCCCATTCTCTATTGGGATAAAACATTATAAGTATTTAAAATTATTAAGTTATTTTTGATTTACTAACTCAGTTGATCAAGACTGGCAAGGCAGTTCAACAATAAAATTAGAACCCTTGCCCTCTTGCGATTCGACCCAGATTTTTCCTTCGTGAAGTTTGATAATATCGGCAGCGATGGGCAAACCCAATCCTGTTCCTTCTTTGCGCTCAGCGGTTAATCGCTCAAACTTGTTAAAAATCTTGTGCAAGTGGTCTTGATTCATCCCTGGCCCATTATCTTCGATTTCTAATCGCAGCCAATGGTCGCGCTGACTCAAGCGTAAGGTGACCTTGCCTCCTTCTTGCGTGTATTTGATGGAGTTACTCAAAATATTGATCACCACCTGAGTGAGCCGATCCCTATCGCCGATGATTTTGCCTAAATGGGGCGCGATTTCTTGACGCACCACCATGGCCTTTTCCATAATGACCACGGAATAGGCTTCGATCACTTCGGCTAAGACTTGTTGAAAATCAATCTCTTCTTTTTTCAAGGCCATTTTTCCGGCTTCAATTTGTGCAAGGTCTAACATGTCAGACACCAATCGCGCCAAACGCTTTACCGTTTGCAAGGCTATATTGCAGGCCCGTTCTTGTTTTTCATTCATGTCACCCAAGATGTGATCTTTCAGATTATCGAGATTGCCCCCAATCACTGCCAAAGGAGAGCGAAACTCGTGGGCCACATTGGCCACAAAGACACTTTTGCGTTCATCGAGTTCTTTAAGACGCGTTACATCTTTATAAAGCTGCTTATCGAGCAATTGGGACAAGGCGATTAAAATCTCCACCTCGGAAAGGGCCTTGGCTTGATGTTTGGGAGGAGGAATAGATTTTTCTTGGGTTAAGAAAGGTTTCAAAGACCCTGCCAAAGATTCTCCTGAATCTTTATCATAAAAAGCATTAGCACCTGTTTCAAAACTCCAGGTCTTAGGATCAGCCACCATCGAACTCCCCCGCCCGGTCATAATGATAATGGGGATATCACGCGTTGTCGGATGATCTTTTAATAAGCGACACACCTGATAGCCATTGATCTTGGGCATATGAATATCGAGCAGCACCAAATCAGGCCTTTCTAAAAAGACCTTATTAATGGCCGACATGCCATCATCAACATGCAGCACTTCAAAACCTGCATCGGCTAACACCGCGCCATACATTTGGTGAACTAAGGGGCTATCATCGACTAATAAAATTCGTTTTTTCATATCGACATCATTTCTAAAGCCCGTTGCGTGGCTTGATATAATACGCTAGCGGTAAGTTCTTCGGAAAAAGGCAAC from Deltaproteobacteria bacterium includes these protein-coding regions:
- a CDS encoding HAD family hydrolase, whose product is MKPAAFFDLDDTILVGTNSLLLYVRYLMRQGMMTRWDVGRGIFYSLLHKINIINIEKLLDSFVTIYRGWDEQRLLNLTQDWFEKDVKYLLAAQAFEKIVWHKAQGHPTILLSNSSQYVCQPVAEYLKMDQVLCSKVEVKAGRVTGYLKKPLCYKEGKVLYAQQLAEQLHFNLKESYFYTDSISDLPMLEAVKNPIAVNPDPLLKRLAKKKKWPILYWDKTL
- the recR gene encoding recombination protein RecR; this translates as MESKANPFERLVHALGRLPGIGERSALRLAFFILKNKPEFAADFARALQELHAKMRFCSVCQNMTEIDPCPLCQDPKRDSKMVLVIETPQDLLAIERLHEFKGLYHVLHGALSPIDGVTPEDLKIKELLFRVQQQALEEVILATNANVEGEATGLYLYKILKPFDLRITRLPSGVPVGAGIEYLDPLTLQRALQTRHPF
- the dnaX gene encoding DNA polymerase III subunit gamma/tau, which gives rise to MSYQVLARKYRPKNFSEVVGQEHVTQTLIHAIEQDRIHHAYLFCGVRGVGKTSLARIFAKALNCEKGPTPAPCEKCTPCLEIAAGRNLNVMEIDGASNTSVDNIRELREQVKYLPAGARYKIYIIDEVHMLSTSAFNALLKTLEEPPSHVIFFFATTEVLKIPITILSRCQRFDLRRIARGEIEKRLKQICEAENIKTDPAVLQILSRAADGSMRDAQSLLDMAINLGSGALSAGLIFDMLGFIDNELTLTLLEKVFQKNLKAALEIVQGVYNKGYDLKNLSMNLLEWLHDLVLLKSVGAEVLQSERTQEEIERAQKIITAIQLSELQIAFQITQRSVEDVNRSEVPKILFDILLVKLCHGVPFTALAELEKAPQRLSPKTAPESAQDWQGVFQKKPQLLAMLEHAHSVELNHSNFKAVFPKGSFWYEQFKDRTEEIKNILGKNLGGVFKVIVEEKEVGQEQGIAKSAEEVNRELVKDDAVIQEALHIFNAKVERINNL
- a CDS encoding hybrid sensor histidine kinase/response regulator, with product MKKRILLVDDSPLVHQMYGAVLADAGFEVLHVDDGMSAINKVFLERPDLVLLDIHMPKINGYQVCRLLKDHPTTRDIPIIIMTGRGSSMVADPKTWSFETGANAFYDKDSGESLAGSLKPFLTQEKSIPPPKHQAKALSEVEILIALSQLLDKQLYKDVTRLKELDERKSVFVANVAHEFRSPLAVIGGNLDNLKDHILGDMNEKQERACNIALQTVKRLARLVSDMLDLAQIEAGKMALKKEEIDFQQVLAEVIEAYSVVIMEKAMVVRQEIAPHLGKIIGDRDRLTQVVINILSNSIKYTQEGGKVTLRLSQRDHWLRLEIEDNGPGMNQDHLHKIFNKFERLTAERKEGTGLGLPIAADIIKLHEGKIWVESQEGKGSNFIVELPCQS
- a CDS encoding YbaB/EbfC family nucleoid-associated protein, giving the protein MNFNKMMKQAQKLQQELAKQQEDAAKQTFEASSGGGMVTAKVNGRNELMALQIEPDVVNRDDIPMLQDLIVAAVNEANRRAQEALQSNLSSMMGGLKIPGLF